In one Crocosphaera sp. UHCC 0190 genomic region, the following are encoded:
- a CDS encoding AAA family ATPase produces the protein MIILVGGEKGGTGKTTLVTNLAAMRRNQEGDVLVIDTDKQGSASYWAATREGNEELHRVPSIQKFGSAIASEIRDLANRYQDIIIDAGGRDSIELRAAMTVVEKLIIPIQASQFDVWTLGAMSDLVNQAIAFNEGLKTFVVVNRASTNPSVSETAEAKEVLEDFENLVLLKTVIHDRIAYRKAAKSGLSVVELQPKDLKAAKEMTSLYKEVFHE, from the coding sequence ATGATTATCCTTGTCGGTGGGGAAAAAGGGGGAACTGGCAAGACCACACTGGTTACTAACCTCGCAGCGATGCGTCGTAACCAAGAGGGTGATGTGCTAGTGATTGATACTGATAAACAAGGGAGTGCTAGTTATTGGGCGGCCACTAGAGAAGGAAATGAAGAATTACATCGTGTTCCTTCTATTCAAAAATTTGGTTCGGCGATCGCTTCGGAGATTCGAGATTTGGCGAATCGTTACCAGGACATCATTATTGATGCAGGGGGGAGAGATAGTATTGAACTTCGGGCGGCCATGACGGTGGTTGAAAAGTTGATTATTCCTATTCAAGCTTCTCAATTTGATGTCTGGACGTTGGGAGCGATGAGTGATTTAGTCAACCAAGCGATCGCGTTTAATGAAGGGTTAAAAACTTTCGTAGTTGTTAATCGTGCTTCGACGAACCCCTCGGTTAGTGAGACAGCAGAAGCTAAAGAAGTTTTGGAAGATTTTGAAAATTTGGTGTTATTAAAAACCGTGATTCATGACCGCATTGCTTACCGTAAGGCGGCCAAAAGTGGGCTGTCTGTCGTAGAACTTCAACCCAAAGACCTGAAGGCAGCTAAAGAAATGACCAGCTTATATAAAGAGGTATTCCATGAATAA
- a CDS encoding DEAD/DEAH box helicase, with the protein MTWESLNTLLNQLFTELNQQNSVQSPQEIWDNYSADIQQILSEHPDEFVNLSPNLSLPKAIETARMLSQIKQRFQADKDGRNLIGRIRAEVLLRQRPIRNINVNTLTGETRSIANVAANLPKPINNFSQFQIDGWSQTLQAIHHKKGLVIVAPTGSGKTEVFLLPLIYEIARQIQLNPEIAPRFILLYPRVALLKDQLSRIFRYVYQAEQNQLASGQLELLSRSKKANQRIIIGFQFSGIASETKYTLENQQIFADKTRFKVLQDECCPVCNQGDLIYQKKRNSVPSLQCNNDLCGAIFNVSLAKNDHAKYQPHLLVTTAESLDRIYLNPKPDFEKYLTRLSGVLFDEVHLYHSLYGAHIHHLIQRLENLSGNPLTKIAASATVAHPERFASKFFYGEENHPILIHSASGYESEASGLEVLYFLQSPEEANRVGAAPTLIQSAMAMGHGLFVDRPHDQGDRGIIFTESLDIANRLSAQIQDAEQRLNLWQFRSILDNIEFQEQSCPQTNPLNCFSHYLEGECWRGILGGANCTQPIPGFRENALNISYVSSQQKTSYWEGDIVVATPSLDVGVDDNRIIATFHYRPPRNVFSFIQRRGRAGRAANTVAYTLLIVANSASDHFYFFRRHRLVHGSYELPLNPKNPVLKAMHERIAYERARMGYHVQRCGKIPPAILDWIWEKLEESPIIKQHYHQWLQEHRQDSKREEKLRKWITEQKERFEAYLNLRWTLQEIENEAPDTLTEPVKETFKLIQQYLDGQTNINSESQSLTNSTNINSESQSLTNSTNINSESQSLTNSTNINSESQSLTNSTNINSEHQSLTNSTNLREEINRKLRNIYQELGLLVFDEEDRESREELSRLQRDILELWNQLQEKVEFGICFEQADGLYNFFHTLERFREPKNRLWILKSAPDVIKTVLQALFYLRLSDNLHQSNNLYESNNLHQSNIDFFIPDAYFNEVKPIIVAVRTRNRTNLKQEDTTKLSTLLIPYRTAYRYHSHPYLSVIETEHDPQWANVQWGEGGVVGVKLLGEGVHLTGESSEFRPEKLYVKALKGDNQGKQVVKICPECCTIYSESRRRRCHDVPLRAVRLYAEANLERTYRYKPESVQTISRTLNWVSELESQITVHGSIARVENKFYDQQKNEYFTPRGSQPWQFEARYVDSQGHPEPVRYGLKTTGITWNLAEIIDNLLQDESLKSQIERVEIEETHKTFDQRLILHTASHLLQKAIASISGVSEEVLEYCFDETTAEVIVWERYEGGSGISEVFIDTLRTNPKEVYRELLASVLCPVNLAERRDWSTPDELRNELITTWNLHDDASGSFIDLIVREASAERNTANLAQNSPTEDSEEVQITLQCQRLDGCPACLHTNNCTERFEQPLVVSHLVAEALMSGLGHLL; encoded by the coding sequence ATGACTTGGGAATCTCTTAACACGCTACTCAACCAACTATTTACTGAATTAAACCAACAAAATTCAGTCCAGTCACCTCAAGAAATCTGGGATAATTATTCGGCTGATATACAACAAATTCTCTCAGAACATCCCGATGAATTTGTTAACCTATCCCCTAACTTATCCCTCCCTAAAGCCATAGAAACGGCTCGTATGCTCTCACAAATCAAGCAGCGATTTCAAGCGGATAAAGACGGACGAAACCTAATAGGAAGAATAAGGGCTGAAGTGTTACTGCGTCAACGACCCATTAGAAATATTAATGTCAACACTTTAACAGGAGAAACTCGTTCTATTGCCAATGTCGCCGCAAATTTACCAAAACCTATTAACAACTTTTCCCAATTTCAAATAGACGGATGGAGTCAAACTTTACAAGCGATTCATCATAAAAAAGGATTAGTTATTGTTGCGCCTACAGGGTCAGGTAAAACCGAAGTTTTCTTATTACCGCTTATCTATGAAATTGCTCGACAAATACAACTTAATCCAGAAATTGCCCCTCGTTTTATTTTACTTTATCCCCGTGTTGCCTTATTAAAAGACCAACTCTCAAGAATTTTTCGCTACGTTTATCAAGCTGAACAAAATCAATTAGCCAGTGGTCAATTAGAACTTTTAAGTCGTTCAAAAAAAGCAAATCAAAGGATTATTATTGGCTTTCAATTTTCAGGAATAGCCTCAGAAACTAAATACACCCTAGAAAATCAACAGATATTTGCAGATAAAACTCGCTTTAAAGTATTACAAGATGAATGCTGTCCTGTTTGTAACCAAGGGGATTTAATTTATCAGAAAAAACGAAACTCAGTTCCTAGTCTTCAATGTAATAATGATTTGTGTGGAGCTATTTTTAACGTCTCCCTTGCTAAAAATGACCATGCAAAATATCAACCCCATCTCTTAGTAACAACTGCCGAATCTCTTGATAGAATCTATCTCAATCCTAAACCAGATTTTGAGAAGTATTTAACCCGTTTAAGTGGAGTCCTATTTGATGAAGTTCACCTCTATCATTCCCTCTACGGCGCACATATTCACCACCTCATTCAACGCCTAGAAAACTTAAGCGGAAACCCCTTAACAAAAATCGCTGCTAGTGCCACAGTTGCCCACCCCGAACGGTTTGCTAGTAAATTCTTTTATGGGGAAGAAAATCACCCGATTCTCATTCATAGTGCATCCGGTTACGAGAGTGAAGCTTCCGGTTTAGAAGTTCTCTATTTCCTTCAATCTCCTGAAGAAGCAAACCGTGTGGGAGCAGCCCCTACTTTGATTCAAAGTGCAATGGCCATGGGACACGGATTATTTGTAGATCGCCCTCATGATCAAGGAGACAGAGGGATTATTTTCACCGAATCCCTTGATATTGCCAATCGTCTGTCGGCTCAAATTCAAGACGCTGAACAAAGGCTCAATTTATGGCAATTTCGTTCTATTTTAGATAATATCGAATTTCAAGAACAAAGTTGTCCCCAAACTAATCCCCTTAACTGTTTCAGTCACTATCTTGAAGGGGAATGTTGGCGAGGCATTTTAGGAGGGGCAAACTGTACCCAACCCATTCCAGGTTTTCGGGAAAATGCCCTGAATATCTCCTATGTTTCCTCCCAACAAAAAACCAGCTATTGGGAAGGGGATATTGTCGTTGCTACCCCATCTTTGGATGTGGGGGTAGATGATAACCGAATTATTGCCACTTTTCATTATCGTCCCCCTAGAAACGTCTTCTCTTTCATTCAACGACGGGGACGGGCCGGAAGGGCAGCTAATACGGTTGCTTATACCCTCCTCATTGTGGCTAATTCGGCCAGTGATCATTTTTATTTTTTCCGTCGTCATCGTTTGGTACATGGGAGTTATGAGTTACCCTTAAACCCTAAAAATCCCGTCCTGAAAGCCATGCACGAAAGGATTGCCTATGAACGGGCGAGAATGGGTTATCATGTGCAACGATGTGGGAAAATTCCGCCAGCTATTCTGGATTGGATTTGGGAAAAATTAGAAGAATCTCCCATTATTAAACAACATTATCATCAATGGTTACAAGAACATCGTCAAGATTCAAAACGAGAAGAGAAATTAAGAAAGTGGATTACTGAGCAAAAAGAACGGTTTGAAGCTTATTTAAACCTACGCTGGACATTACAAGAAATTGAAAACGAAGCCCCAGATACTTTAACCGAACCCGTTAAAGAAACATTTAAGTTAATTCAACAATATTTAGATGGTCAAACTAATATTAATTCAGAGAGTCAAAGTTTAACTAATTCAACTAATATTAATTCAGAGAGTCAAAGTTTAACTAATTCAACTAATATTAATTCAGAGAGTCAAAGTTTAACTAATTCAACTAATATTAATTCAGAGAGTCAAAGTTTAACTAATTCAACTAATATTAATTCAGAGCATCAAAGTTTAACTAATTCAACTAATTTAAGAGAAGAAATCAATAGAAAGTTAAGAAATATTTATCAAGAATTAGGGCTATTAGTATTTGATGAAGAAGATCGAGAAAGTCGTGAAGAATTATCAAGGCTGCAAAGAGATATTTTAGAACTTTGGAATCAATTACAAGAAAAAGTAGAATTTGGTATTTGTTTTGAACAAGCAGATGGACTCTACAATTTTTTCCATACCTTAGAAAGATTCCGTGAACCAAAAAACCGTCTCTGGATTCTCAAATCTGCCCCTGATGTCATTAAAACTGTGTTACAGGCTTTATTTTATCTGCGTTTATCTGATAATTTACATCAATCTAATAATTTATATGAATCTAATAATTTGCATCAATCTAATATTGATTTCTTCATTCCTGACGCTTATTTTAACGAAGTCAAACCCATTATCGTTGCAGTTAGAACCCGTAATAGAACCAATCTTAAACAAGAAGATACCACCAAACTTTCTACCTTATTAATTCCCTATCGTACCGCCTATCGCTACCATAGCCATCCCTATCTTTCTGTGATCGAAACGGAACATGACCCCCAATGGGCAAATGTACAATGGGGAGAAGGGGGCGTTGTGGGTGTAAAGTTATTAGGAGAAGGAGTCCATTTAACCGGAGAATCTTCGGAATTTCGCCCAGAAAAGCTTTATGTTAAGGCATTAAAAGGAGATAATCAGGGCAAACAAGTGGTTAAAATATGTCCTGAATGTTGTACCATTTACAGTGAAAGTCGTCGCCGTAGATGCCATGATGTTCCCTTGCGTGCAGTTCGTTTATATGCTGAAGCTAACCTGGAACGCACCTATCGTTATAAACCCGAATCAGTTCAAACCATTTCCCGTACTCTTAATTGGGTGTCTGAATTAGAAAGTCAAATTACCGTACATGGTTCGATTGCACGGGTAGAAAATAAATTCTATGATCAACAAAAAAATGAGTATTTCACCCCTAGAGGTAGTCAACCCTGGCAATTTGAAGCCCGATATGTGGATAGTCAAGGTCATCCTGAACCTGTGCGTTATGGACTCAAAACAACAGGAATTACTTGGAATTTAGCCGAAATTATTGATAATTTATTACAAGATGAGTCCTTAAAATCTCAAATTGAACGGGTGGAAATAGAGGAAACCCATAAAACCTTTGACCAACGATTGATTTTACATACGGCCTCCCATCTACTGCAAAAAGCAATCGCATCCATCAGTGGAGTTTCCGAAGAAGTCCTTGAATATTGTTTTGATGAAACCACAGCAGAAGTGATCGTCTGGGAACGCTATGAAGGAGGATCTGGCATTTCAGAGGTCTTTATTGACACCCTTCGCACTAACCCCAAAGAAGTTTATCGAGAACTCTTAGCATCGGTTCTCTGTCCCGTTAATTTAGCCGAACGCAGGGACTGGTCAACCCCTGATGAACTGAGAAACGAATTAATAACAACTTGGAATCTGCATGATGATGCTTCAGGTAGCTTTATTGATTTAATTGTTCGTGAAGCCAGTGCAGAACGAAATACAGCAAATCTTGCTCAGAACTCTCCCACTGAAGATTCAGAAGAAGTCCAAATTACTTTACAGTGTCAACGCTTAGATGGATGTCCCGCTTGTTTGCACACTAATAATTGTACCGAACGGTTTGAACAACCCTTAGTGGTTAGTCATCTGGTGGCTGAAGCTTTGATGAGTGGGTTAGGACACCTACTTTGA
- a CDS encoding PCP reductase family protein, with protein MNWTPEAEARLKEIPFFVRPAARKKIEKFASVAGHNEITVEIYEQAKAKFGSK; from the coding sequence ATGAACTGGACACCCGAAGCAGAAGCAAGACTTAAAGAAATTCCCTTTTTTGTACGCCCCGCAGCCCGCAAGAAGATTGAGAAGTTTGCGAGCGTAGCAGGACATAATGAAATTACTGTAGAAATTTATGAGCAAGCTAAGGCCAAGTTTGGCAGTAAATAG
- a CDS encoding type II toxin-antitoxin system VapC family toxin — protein sequence MIVFLDSGVLGLLTNPNKEGKPLLCENWLYSLLAKGVYVVSSDVCDYEVRRSLLLEKVKNPGLDSVDNLDELRDIIDFLKVETEVMFSASQTWVEARQKGRKTADDASFDVDMIIISHWRLLKSKYPSRYIVIATTNVKHLGEFTEALNWEEINL from the coding sequence ATGATTGTTTTTCTTGATTCAGGGGTCTTAGGATTATTAACAAACCCTAACAAGGAAGGTAAACCCTTACTGTGTGAAAATTGGCTTTATTCTTTGTTAGCCAAAGGGGTTTATGTGGTTAGTTCTGATGTTTGTGATTATGAAGTAAGAAGAAGTCTTCTTTTAGAAAAAGTCAAAAACCCTGGTCTTGATAGTGTTGATAATTTAGATGAATTAAGAGACATCATTGACTTTCTGAAAGTAGAAACTGAAGTGATGTTTTCAGCATCTCAAACTTGGGTTGAAGCTCGTCAAAAAGGAAGAAAAACGGCTGACGATGCGAGCTTTGATGTCGATATGATTATTATTTCTCATTGGCGTTTACTCAAAAGTAAATACCCTAGTCGCTATATTGTCATTGCTACGACAAATGTTAAACATTTAGGGGAGTTTACAGAAGCTTTAAATTGGGAAGAAATTAATTTATAG
- a CDS encoding helix-turn-helix transcriptional regulator: MDNINLPLDSLTSILDQIQIDGDDFSNCANRDEFIEAFKTQIITQLEASNYKEILKTYFKQQINDTTNHTLSPSLLEESAWEAARNQYKNLLEFIKQMEIPKLIIQAWEEERILNQHQTEPITATRLFQNSPYAPIASCMPVVSGLEAITKNYLWQDNGELPAFFKKGCKSNSSNYIVHYITSPGDITLLPFREAQEIINKFSLDAGKLHLLFSAYCMKTTEPWRSEFTLKASDILKIFNENRKDFNKLQKLKEIASTAFMLDSLLVKAEWEEGKKNGKVMVSVAISRMWNISFNYQGHKNLFGEIETPEEIYITIQPGLWTKEFLNKAGQKARKALYQFGYISEELFKLNAYRDEFILRGLMYLTLASRFHPHGNYKVLTLLKECICINPDEKIAKAKSDRHSRLKLTNRWDNFLMTLSKMGWNITYDPVTYPEMLQPNSEKKKPRGYFEKWLEARLTILPPLDIPPYTRTLSTQKSSGTRKAKKDKSITASEIKAARLKKGWSQRQLAGKAGISASFICLIEKGTRNPDTKLMTHLCQLLDLEV; encoded by the coding sequence ATGGATAATATTAATCTCCCTCTAGACTCGTTAACCTCAATTTTAGATCAAATTCAGATAGATGGTGACGATTTTAGTAACTGCGCCAATCGTGATGAATTTATAGAAGCATTTAAAACTCAAATCATTACTCAATTAGAAGCATCTAATTATAAAGAAATTCTTAAAACTTATTTTAAACAACAGATAAATGACACTACCAATCATACTCTATCACCAAGTTTATTAGAAGAATCCGCATGGGAAGCAGCTAGAAATCAGTATAAAAATTTGCTTGAGTTTATCAAACAGATGGAGATTCCTAAACTGATAATACAAGCATGGGAAGAAGAAAGAATACTGAACCAACATCAAACTGAACCAATTACTGCTACCCGATTATTTCAAAATTCTCCCTATGCTCCAATTGCGTCTTGTATGCCTGTAGTATCAGGGTTAGAAGCTATTACAAAAAATTATCTTTGGCAAGACAATGGAGAGCTTCCTGCCTTTTTTAAAAAAGGATGCAAAAGTAACTCAAGTAACTATATTGTACATTACATCACTAGCCCTGGAGATATCACCTTATTACCATTTAGGGAAGCTCAAGAAATTATCAATAAATTTAGTCTAGATGCTGGCAAGCTTCACTTATTATTTTCTGCTTATTGTATGAAAACAACAGAACCTTGGCGTTCTGAATTTACTCTTAAAGCTAGTGATATATTGAAAATATTTAATGAAAACCGTAAAGATTTTAATAAATTACAGAAATTAAAAGAGATAGCTTCTACCGCTTTTATGTTAGATTCTTTATTAGTTAAAGCTGAATGGGAAGAAGGAAAAAAAAATGGAAAAGTAATGGTAAGCGTAGCTATTTCTCGGATGTGGAACATCAGCTTTAACTATCAAGGACACAAAAACCTTTTTGGAGAAATCGAAACACCTGAAGAAATTTATATCACTATACAACCAGGATTATGGACTAAAGAATTTTTAAATAAAGCAGGACAAAAAGCCAGGAAAGCATTATATCAATTTGGATATATTTCAGAAGAACTTTTTAAACTTAATGCTTATCGAGATGAATTTATCTTACGGGGTTTAATGTACTTAACTCTGGCTAGTAGATTTCATCCTCATGGCAACTATAAAGTTTTAACCTTACTTAAAGAGTGTATTTGTATTAACCCAGATGAGAAAATAGCTAAAGCTAAAAGCGATCGCCATAGCCGTTTGAAGCTGACAAATCGTTGGGATAATTTCTTAATGACTTTAAGCAAAATGGGCTGGAATATTACCTATGATCCAGTAACTTATCCTGAAATGCTACAGCCAAACAGTGAAAAGAAAAAGCCAAGAGGTTACTTTGAAAAATGGCTAGAAGCACGACTGACCATATTACCACCCTTAGACATTCCACCCTATACTCGTACCCTGTCAACCCAAAAATCATCTGGGACACGAAAAGCCAAAAAAGATAAGAGTATAACCGCGAGCGAAATTAAAGCAGCAAGATTAAAAAAAGGTTGGAGTCAAAGACAACTAGCAGGAAAAGCAGGGATATCAGCTAGTTTCATCTGTTTAATCGAAAAAGGAACAAGAAATCCTGATACAAAATTAATGACTCATCTGTGTCAACTTCTAGACCTTGAAGTCTAA
- a CDS encoding tyrosine-type recombinase/integrase, with product MLTVEVTTSLKLTSPLPLTGHPAAVYLRSLAPRSRLTMQGSLKAIASLLTNGECDHLSLNWANLRYQHTSAVQAALLERQAPATAAKMMCALRRTLKEAKRLGLMSGDDYQAAIDLPSIKNNCKKLRGRALNQAEIKALMAVCENDTTTQGLRDAALIAILRGAGLRRAEAVKLQLKDFNQEAGSLQIIGGKGDKDRLVYLPESAIAIVNRWLEVRGFTPGALLCPIQKGGRIVIRSMSSQSVLLIVQKRALQAGVESFSPHDFRRTFCSDLLDAGVDIVTVQKLAGHASPVTTAKYDRRGEAVKRRAVQNLGF from the coding sequence ATGTTAACGGTTGAAGTTACCACTTCCCTAAAACTAACCTCTCCCCTTCCGTTGACGGGACATCCGGCAGCCGTTTATTTGCGCTCGCTGGCTCCGCGTTCTCGTCTAACTATGCAGGGAAGTCTCAAGGCGATCGCCTCCCTGTTGACCAATGGGGAATGTGATCACCTCAGTTTAAATTGGGCAAACTTAAGATATCAGCATACTTCAGCCGTTCAAGCTGCTTTGTTAGAAAGGCAAGCCCCGGCGACGGCAGCCAAAATGATGTGTGCGTTAAGGAGAACGTTAAAGGAGGCTAAACGGTTGGGATTGATGAGTGGGGATGATTATCAGGCGGCCATTGATTTACCGAGTATAAAAAATAACTGCAAGAAACTGAGGGGTAGGGCGTTAAATCAAGCTGAGATTAAGGCTTTAATGGCGGTTTGTGAAAACGATACGACCACCCAAGGGTTAAGAGACGCGGCCTTAATTGCCATTCTGCGCGGGGCGGGTCTTCGTCGGGCTGAGGCGGTGAAGCTGCAATTAAAAGATTTTAACCAAGAGGCCGGATCTTTACAGATTATTGGGGGTAAGGGGGATAAGGATCGGTTGGTTTATCTTCCTGAGAGTGCGATCGCTATCGTCAACCGTTGGCTTGAGGTTAGGGGGTTCACTCCTGGGGCGTTACTTTGTCCTATTCAAAAGGGTGGCCGGATAGTGATTAGGTCAATGAGTTCCCAGTCCGTGTTATTGATAGTTCAGAAGAGGGCGTTACAGGCGGGGGTTGAAAGCTTTAGCCCCCATGATTTTCGTCGGACGTTTTGCAGTGATCTCTTAGATGCTGGTGTTGATATTGTGACGGTGCAGAAGTTGGCTGGCCATGCTAGTCCTGTTACTACTGCTAAATATGATAGGAGGGGTGAGGCGGTTAAACGACGGGCGGTGCAGAATTTGGGGTTTTAG
- a CDS encoding restriction endonuclease fold toxin-2 domain-containing protein: MSDSTNAVEEWASNFPKKATPTYSQRHLFQIKHCGNVEIRVRDGNEEIWADGIDLKTGELLEAKYIEKPNNSPYISGSTIPPFIRIKAVGDVENEFRRYAAVINDPNTPVIALRVIVNIKEAVPFFDGLLQQFNLPGRVVIQ; this comes from the coding sequence TTGAGTGACTCCACTAATGCGGTAGAAGAATGGGCCAGTAATTTTCCTAAAAAGGCAACCCCAACCTATAGTCAACGCCACTTATTTCAGATCAAACATTGTGGTAACGTAGAAATCCGCGTCAGGGATGGAAATGAAGAAATTTGGGCTGATGGGATTGATTTAAAAACAGGAGAACTATTAGAAGCTAAATATATCGAAAAACCTAACAATAGTCCCTATATCAGTGGGTCAACAATTCCCCCTTTCATTCGTATCAAAGCGGTTGGGGATGTGGAAAACGAGTTTCGGCGGTATGCTGCGGTTATTAATGACCCCAATACTCCTGTCATCGCATTACGGGTAATTGTTAATATTAAAGAAGCAGTTCCTTTTTTTGACGGTTTACTTCAACAGTTTAATTTACCTGGTCGTGTTGTTATTCAGTAA
- a CDS encoding HNH endonuclease, whose amino-acid sequence MNRYPQDWKTIATTVKEAARWRCAKCGTQCIKPGEDISKLTVSERSARTLQVHHADFTPENNEASNLIPVCTACHLSYHQGKRGNVSPGQLSLFSI is encoded by the coding sequence ATGAACCGATATCCCCAAGACTGGAAAACTATAGCCACCACCGTTAAGGAAGCTGCTCGGTGGCGTTGTGCCAAATGTGGAACTCAGTGTATTAAACCAGGGGAGGATATCTCAAAGCTTACGGTATCTGAAAGAAGCGCAAGAACCTTACAAGTTCATCATGCCGACTTTACACCAGAGAATAATGAAGCCTCTAACCTCATTCCCGTTTGTACGGCCTGTCATCTCAGTTATCATCAGGGGAAGCGGGGAAATGTTAGTCCTGGGCAATTATCATTATTTTCTATTTGA
- the psb34 gene encoding photosystem II assembly protein Psb34, with the protein MYTTTQLDNGLLNNYAVEPKPYYAQYPAPFQQRRYLVQGAMAALFVTSLIIVSAVIS; encoded by the coding sequence ATGTACACCACCACTCAACTAGATAACGGACTACTCAACAACTACGCCGTTGAACCCAAGCCTTATTACGCCCAATATCCTGCGCCCTTTCAACAACGCCGCTACTTAGTTCAAGGGGCTATGGCTGCTTTATTCGTAACCAGCTTAATCATCGTTTCTGCTGTTATTAGCTAA